The Limnochorda sp. LNt genome includes a region encoding these proteins:
- a CDS encoding ABC transporter substrate-binding protein, protein MRACKAASWLLLTALVAASLVGEPGATPAAAGSPPTVVRLSEVVRSVFYAPQYVALALGFFEDEGLRIELSTAQGADKGMAALLSGTVDIGFFGPEATVYVYQRGAPDPVIGFAQLTARDGSFLMARHPTPQFSWTELRGKTVIGGRKGGVPEMVLEWILRQHGLEPHRDVTIVTHLAFEAAPGAFEGGLGDYVAQFEPTMSAMEKRGIGKVVASLGVDGGPITYTLYHARKSYLERNSDVIQRFTNAIDRGLRWVREHSPEEIAEVVAPFFPGIEQDVLILTLRRYRDQETWPETPAISREGFEHLLEVMEAAGELAARVEFDAIMTNRFAERAAEIAEGR, encoded by the coding sequence ATGCGTGCGTGCAAAGCCGCGTCCTGGCTCTTGCTGACCGCCCTGGTGGCGGCGTCGCTGGTCGGCGAGCCCGGCGCGACACCGGCGGCCGCCGGCTCGCCGCCGACCGTGGTGCGTCTCTCCGAGGTGGTGCGCTCGGTCTTCTACGCGCCGCAGTACGTGGCCCTGGCCCTGGGGTTCTTCGAGGACGAGGGCTTGCGCATCGAGCTCTCGACGGCCCAGGGCGCCGACAAGGGCATGGCGGCGCTGCTGTCGGGCACCGTCGACATCGGCTTCTTCGGGCCGGAGGCCACCGTCTACGTCTACCAGCGCGGCGCGCCGGACCCGGTCATCGGCTTCGCCCAGCTGACGGCCCGGGACGGCTCCTTCCTCATGGCCCGCCATCCGACGCCGCAGTTCAGCTGGACGGAGCTGAGGGGCAAGACCGTCATCGGGGGGCGCAAGGGTGGCGTGCCCGAGATGGTGCTGGAGTGGATCCTGCGCCAGCACGGCCTGGAGCCGCACCGGGACGTCACCATCGTCACTCACCTCGCCTTCGAGGCCGCACCCGGCGCCTTCGAGGGAGGCCTGGGCGACTACGTCGCGCAGTTCGAACCGACGATGAGCGCGATGGAGAAACGGGGCATCGGCAAGGTCGTCGCCTCGCTGGGGGTAGACGGCGGGCCCATCACCTACACGCTCTACCACGCTCGCAAGAGCTACCTCGAGCGCAATTCGGACGTCATCCAGCGCTTCACCAACGCCATCGACCGGGGCCTGCGCTGGGTGCGGGAGCACTCACCCGAGGAGATCGCCGAGGTCGTGGCGCCGTTCTTCCCCGGCATCGAGCAGGACGTCCTGATCCTGACCCTGCGCCGCTACCGTGACCAGGAGACCTGGCCCGAGACACCGGCCATCTCGCGGGAAGGCTTCGAGCACCTGCTCGAGGTGATGGAGGCCGCCGGCGAGCTGGCCGCTCGGGTGGAGTTCGACGCCATCATGACCAACCGCTTCGCCGAGCGGGCGGCGGAGATCGCCGAGGGACGATGA
- a CDS encoding ABC transporter ATP-binding protein, whose product MRGADVVVRDLWFSYHVPQGETPALAGLSLRVRGGEFVGIVGPSGCGKSTLFSLIAGLLRPERGEVHIDGQTVTGPRSDVAYMLQQDCLLEWRTVLDNALLGLEVRGMRTPERVTRVRELLARSGLAGFEHRLPRELSGGMRQRTALVRTLALEPRVVLLDEPFSAVDAQTRLLLEEEVGLALRERQATVLLVTHDIGEAVAMCDRVVVLTHRPARVKREYRIALGPSADHSPVAARQSSRFSHYFSAIWADLEVQVKPGVA is encoded by the coding sequence ATGAGGGGCGCCGACGTCGTCGTCCGGGACCTCTGGTTCAGCTACCACGTCCCCCAGGGGGAGACGCCCGCCCTGGCCGGACTCTCCTTGCGGGTGCGTGGCGGGGAGTTCGTGGGGATCGTGGGGCCCAGCGGGTGCGGCAAGAGCACCCTCTTCTCCCTCATCGCCGGGCTGTTGCGCCCCGAGCGTGGCGAGGTGCACATCGACGGCCAGACGGTGACGGGGCCCCGCTCCGACGTGGCGTACATGCTGCAGCAAGACTGCCTGCTGGAGTGGCGCACCGTTCTCGACAACGCACTGCTGGGGCTGGAGGTGAGGGGGATGCGCACCCCCGAGCGGGTGACCCGCGTGCGGGAGCTGCTGGCCCGATCGGGGCTGGCCGGCTTCGAGCACCGCTTGCCCCGGGAGCTGTCGGGCGGCATGCGCCAGCGCACGGCCCTGGTGCGCACCCTGGCCCTGGAGCCGAGGGTGGTGCTGCTCGACGAGCCCTTCTCGGCGGTCGACGCCCAGACCCGGCTGCTGCTGGAGGAAGAGGTCGGGCTGGCGCTGCGGGAGCGGCAGGCCACGGTGCTGCTCGTCACCCACGACATCGGCGAGGCGGTGGCCATGTGCGATCGGGTGGTCGTGCTGACCCACCGGCCGGCCCGCGTCAAGCGCGAGTATCGCATCGCCCTGGGCCCCAGCGCCGACCACTCGCCGGTCGCGGCGCGTCAGTCGTCCCGCTTCTCCCACTACTTCAGCGCGATATGGGCCGACCTCGAGGTGCAGGTGAAGCCCGGTGTCGCATGA
- a CDS encoding ABC transporter permease: MSHEHASLAHRRYRRARRRHRWSVAAGQVVVLVALLAAWQASADLGLVSAFLTSRPTAVVETIARLAAQGQLWGHVAHTTLGTVVGFAAGTGLGVAIAAVLWWSPFLARVLEPYLVVFNAIPKVALGPLFIVWLGTNIRAVMAMGIAITVVIAVVVVFAAFQETDPARLTLLRSLGASRWQQFRLVVVPASVPAVLAALKANVGLALVGAVTGEFLAGGRGLGYLIVYGGQVFDMNLVMASLMLLVVLSTALYGAVSLAERVVRRRFAG; the protein is encoded by the coding sequence GTGTCGCATGAGCACGCATCGCTGGCCCATCGGCGCTACCGGAGGGCGCGCCGGCGCCACCGATGGAGCGTGGCGGCCGGCCAGGTCGTGGTGCTGGTGGCCCTGCTGGCGGCCTGGCAGGCGTCGGCCGACCTGGGGCTGGTCTCCGCCTTCCTCACCAGCCGGCCGACGGCCGTCGTGGAGACCATCGCCCGCCTGGCCGCGCAGGGCCAGCTCTGGGGACACGTGGCCCACACGACGCTCGGCACCGTGGTCGGCTTCGCCGCCGGCACCGGGCTCGGCGTGGCCATCGCGGCGGTGCTGTGGTGGTCGCCCTTCCTGGCGAGGGTCTTGGAGCCGTACCTGGTGGTCTTCAACGCCATCCCCAAGGTAGCGCTGGGCCCCCTCTTCATCGTCTGGCTCGGGACCAACATCCGGGCCGTCATGGCCATGGGGATCGCCATCACCGTCGTCATCGCCGTGGTGGTGGTCTTCGCCGCCTTCCAGGAGACGGACCCGGCGCGCCTGACGCTGCTGCGCTCCCTGGGCGCCAGCCGGTGGCAGCAATTTCGACTGGTGGTGGTGCCGGCCTCGGTACCGGCGGTCCTGGCGGCGCTCAAGGCCAACGTGGGGTTGGCCCTGGTGGGGGCGGTGACGGGCGAGTTCCTGGCCGGGGGCAGAGGGCTCGGCTACCTCATCGTCTACGGCGGTCAGGTCTTCGACATGAACCTGGTGATGGCCAGCCTCATGCTGCTGGTGGTGCTGTCGACCGCCCTCTACGGTGCGGTTTCGCTGGCGGAGAGGGTCGTGCGACGGCGGTTCGCCGGGTAG
- a CDS encoding chloride channel protein, with protein MGVVSRRVGQAVFGWRQGRAWTHLFGPRGEPVVLVVLALVVGVIGGLGAIVFRWMIQLCTSLFTAPAGMAASTGLRTLMALATPAVGLVVVTAIARYLAPEVKGHGVPQILEALALRGGRIHPRVATFGIVSPAITIGSGGSVGQEGPIALIGAAFGSIVGQVLRLPDRYVAVLLACGSAAGVAATFQAPIAGAFFGLEVVLGSYAMGAVVPVLLAAVAGGITFRALMGGELVLPAPPYALHHPARLLPVLLLGVLAGLAGVAYTRGLERVETLSERWRAPFWLKAALGGVAVGAIGLLWPQVLRVGYETMEQAVTGRLPLATMGGLLVAKYVATLITIGAGGSGGVFAPSLFLGTMLGGLFGGVLQRWSPALVVGGEPYAVVGMGAIFAAAAQAPLTAITIILEMTGDWGLTMGVMGACAISYLVHGSLSRDSMYTVRLSRRGIVIVRGAEVRPTERVTVQAAMTGPGAPIHRDAPVRDAYRRLVQEDHEPLMVVDDDGRLVGVVSLSDLRTVPGVSSSDLPVGAIARTSVVTVYPDDTLERAMRRFGVYDFAMLPVVARDDPRRVIGRLRRSDVLRAYHTYTMHTSEVAVRIDFLRDAHGDQGAFREAVLTEQSPVAGHALAQLRLPSECVLVTVRRGPEVLVPHGDTTLQPGDRVLVFAVPAERADALAAWLGGGPSPSRYPANRRRTTLSASETAP; from the coding sequence ATGGGCGTTGTGAGCCGCAGGGTCGGCCAGGCTGTCTTCGGCTGGCGACAGGGTCGAGCGTGGACCCACCTCTTCGGCCCCCGGGGCGAGCCCGTCGTCCTGGTGGTGCTGGCCCTCGTCGTGGGGGTCATCGGCGGGCTGGGCGCCATCGTCTTCCGATGGATGATCCAGCTCTGCACATCCCTCTTCACGGCGCCGGCGGGCATGGCGGCGTCGACCGGCCTGCGCACCCTCATGGCGCTCGCCACCCCGGCCGTGGGGCTCGTCGTCGTCACCGCCATCGCACGCTACCTGGCACCGGAGGTGAAGGGCCACGGCGTCCCGCAGATCCTGGAGGCGCTGGCGCTGCGGGGCGGGCGCATCCATCCGCGGGTGGCGACGTTCGGCATCGTCTCCCCTGCCATCACCATCGGCAGCGGGGGTTCGGTCGGCCAGGAGGGCCCCATCGCCCTCATCGGCGCCGCCTTCGGCTCCATCGTCGGGCAGGTGCTCCGCCTGCCCGACCGCTACGTCGCCGTCCTGCTGGCCTGCGGGTCGGCGGCTGGCGTGGCCGCCACCTTCCAGGCCCCCATCGCCGGCGCCTTCTTCGGGCTCGAGGTGGTGCTGGGGAGCTACGCGATGGGAGCGGTGGTGCCCGTGCTGCTGGCGGCCGTCGCAGGGGGCATCACCTTCCGTGCCCTGATGGGCGGCGAGCTGGTCCTGCCCGCCCCACCCTACGCCCTGCACCATCCCGCCCGGCTGTTGCCCGTGCTACTCCTCGGAGTGCTGGCGGGACTGGCCGGCGTGGCCTATACCCGGGGCCTGGAACGGGTCGAGACCCTCTCGGAGCGGTGGAGGGCGCCCTTCTGGCTCAAAGCGGCCCTCGGCGGGGTGGCGGTGGGCGCCATCGGCCTGCTGTGGCCCCAGGTGCTGCGAGTCGGCTACGAGACGATGGAGCAGGCGGTCACGGGGCGCCTGCCGCTGGCGACGATGGGCGGCCTGCTGGTGGCCAAGTACGTGGCGACCCTGATCACCATCGGGGCGGGGGGATCGGGCGGCGTCTTCGCACCGTCCCTCTTCCTGGGCACCATGCTGGGCGGCCTGTTTGGCGGCGTGCTGCAGCGCTGGTCCCCGGCCCTCGTGGTGGGCGGGGAGCCCTATGCCGTCGTCGGCATGGGCGCCATCTTCGCCGCGGCGGCTCAGGCCCCCCTGACGGCCATCACCATCATCCTGGAGATGACCGGCGACTGGGGCCTCACCATGGGGGTGATGGGCGCCTGCGCCATCAGCTACCTGGTGCACGGCTCGCTGAGCCGGGACTCGATGTACACGGTGCGACTGAGCCGGCGCGGCATCGTCATCGTCCGCGGGGCCGAAGTGCGCCCCACGGAGCGGGTCACGGTCCAGGCCGCCATGACGGGCCCGGGCGCTCCCATCCACCGGGACGCTCCCGTGCGGGACGCCTACCGGCGCCTCGTGCAAGAGGACCACGAGCCCCTGATGGTGGTCGACGACGACGGTCGCCTGGTGGGCGTGGTCTCCCTGTCGGATCTGCGGACGGTGCCCGGCGTCTCCAGCAGCGACCTGCCCGTCGGAGCCATCGCCCGCACCAGCGTCGTGACGGTCTACCCCGATGACACCCTCGAGCGCGCGATGCGCCGCTTCGGGGTCTATGACTTCGCCATGCTGCCCGTCGTCGCGCGCGACGACCCGCGGCGGGTGATCGGGCGGCTGCGCCGCTCCGATGTGCTGCGGGCCTATCACACGTACACGATGCACACCTCGGAGGTGGCCGTTCGCATCGATTTCCTGCGGGACGCCCACGGCGACCAGGGCGCCTTCCGGGAGGCGGTCCTGACCGAGCAGTCGCCCGTGGCCGGCCATGCCCTCGCCCAGCTGCGATTGCCGTCCGAATGCGTGCTGGTCACCGTGCGGCGGGGCCCGGAGGTGCTCGTGCCACACGGCGACACGACCCTGCAGCCCGGCGATCGGGTCCTGGTCTTCGCCGTGCCGGCCGAGCGAGCCGACGCCCTGGCAGCCTGGCTGGGGGGCGGGCCGTCGCCATCTCGCTACCCGGCGAACCGCCGTCGCACGACCCTCTCCGCCAGCGAAACCGCACCGTAG
- a CDS encoding tetratricopeptide repeat protein — MTVSEKIAHLFRTVRRPDGKPWTLQDVASATGLSVSYIWRLRSGKATNPTKAVLERLSAVFGVPVGYFMDDAPVDPQTSTSTTGKAQAVVEQLLREATDAYRSHDLGRAEQAARQALQHCRAVHDDVMAGRCLSALAHILSAAGRSQEAATAISEALRLLGGPKAGASWLRAVLTLSRIEFLEERFSHAYFHARRALAAIELGEGDDELRLYVLYSVGVTARRVGRPEEAIVYLEQATPLAERLGTPYLADNLMNRGLAYLDAEQPERSLEYLTKALGMYAACRLPKGVAWAQHNIGLAYQKLGRWTEAIESLTKSLGSNEALGDLRIILYNHMELGWSYANVGQREMALRHGQAALALAQEHDWAGDRARAHWHLARALAKLGDMEEAMTHYEAALRLLEELELEAELARVQVEAGDLLMQQGDAVRAAQLYRQAATLVMHAPSLQRYLMATPPMEFHESEIALGWRH, encoded by the coding sequence GTGACGGTAAGCGAGAAGATTGCACACCTCTTCCGCACGGTGCGCCGCCCCGACGGTAAGCCGTGGACGCTCCAAGATGTCGCCAGTGCGACCGGCCTCTCCGTGTCGTACATCTGGCGCTTACGCTCTGGCAAGGCGACCAACCCGACCAAGGCCGTGTTGGAGCGTCTCTCAGCCGTCTTCGGCGTTCCGGTTGGCTACTTCATGGACGACGCTCCTGTAGACCCCCAGACGTCGACATCGACCACCGGCAAGGCGCAGGCTGTGGTGGAGCAGCTGTTGCGCGAGGCGACGGACGCCTACCGGAGCCATGACCTGGGACGGGCCGAGCAGGCGGCTCGGCAGGCGCTGCAGCACTGTCGAGCGGTCCACGATGATGTCATGGCCGGGCGCTGCCTGTCGGCTCTGGCACACATCCTGTCCGCGGCAGGACGGTCCCAGGAGGCGGCGACCGCCATCTCCGAGGCTCTGCGCCTCCTGGGGGGGCCCAAGGCCGGCGCCAGCTGGCTGCGGGCTGTGTTGACACTCTCTCGCATCGAGTTCCTCGAGGAGCGCTTTAGCCACGCGTACTTCCATGCACGGCGCGCCCTGGCCGCCATCGAGCTGGGTGAAGGAGATGACGAACTTCGCCTGTACGTCCTGTACTCGGTTGGGGTGACCGCCCGTCGGGTCGGCCGGCCGGAGGAGGCGATCGTCTACTTGGAGCAGGCGACGCCCCTTGCGGAGCGCTTGGGCACGCCCTACCTGGCCGACAACCTGATGAACCGGGGTCTGGCATACCTCGACGCCGAACAACCGGAGCGCTCGCTGGAATACCTGACGAAGGCACTCGGCATGTATGCGGCGTGTCGTCTGCCCAAAGGGGTGGCCTGGGCACAACACAACATCGGCCTGGCCTACCAGAAGCTAGGGAGGTGGACGGAGGCCATCGAGTCGCTCACCAAGAGCCTGGGTTCCAACGAGGCGCTCGGCGACCTGCGTATCATCCTCTACAACCACATGGAGCTCGGCTGGTCCTACGCCAACGTCGGTCAGCGGGAGATGGCGCTACGCCACGGCCAGGCCGCCCTCGCGCTCGCGCAGGAGCACGACTGGGCCGGAGACCGCGCACGCGCCCACTGGCACCTGGCGCGTGCGCTGGCCAAGCTGGGCGACATGGAGGAGGCCATGACGCACTACGAGGCCGCACTCCGTCTGCTGGAGGAGCTCGAGCTCGAGGCCGAGCTGGCGCGCGTGCAGGTCGAAGCCGGTGACCTGCTCATGCAGCAGGGCGACGCGGTCCGGGCGGCCCAGCTCTACCGCCAGGCGGCCACCCTGGTCATGCACGCGCCGTCGCTCCAGCGCTACTTGATGGCGACCCCACCGATGGAGTTCCATGAGAGCGAGATCGCCCTCGGGTGGCGCCACTGA
- a CDS encoding ABC transporter substrate-binding protein — protein sequence MNRIYRRMIAMGVLLLLTLASAIGPVAAAPTRIAFWHSMGGDLGGRSIPEMVQRFNQSQSACTVEAIYQGTYDDALNKLKAGLQSRDIPAVMQLYDIGTRLMVDLGVAVPIQDFVDREGYDLSDFEPNVLAYYSVDGRIYSMPFNTSNPLLYYNKDAFRRAGLDPDVPPRTFDDVVSMGQKLTVKDNAGRTSQYGITLAIYGWFFEQFLAVSGGMYANNGNGRDGRATAATFNGPEGVRVLDWWKLLYDRGIDFNPGRQTVDARNAFTAGRAAMTIDSTATLRSLLDASVGRFELGTGFLPRPDEAAYQKWGTIIGGASLWILKDRPQAEQQCAWEFVKHMASPEEQAFWYTVSGYYPIRRSGYEQPLAVAWRQQYPQFETAIRQLHMAPNNRVTQGALIGVFPQARQTIEAAIETVLAGRATSKAALDGAARTVTDAIVQYNLTTGR from the coding sequence ATGAACCGGATCTACCGGCGCATGATCGCCATGGGCGTCCTCTTGCTCCTGACGCTGGCGAGTGCGATCGGGCCTGTGGCGGCGGCGCCGACTCGGATCGCGTTCTGGCACAGCATGGGCGGGGATCTGGGAGGCCGCTCCATCCCCGAGATGGTGCAGCGCTTCAACCAGTCTCAGAGCGCCTGCACGGTGGAGGCCATCTACCAGGGCACGTACGACGACGCGCTCAACAAGCTCAAGGCCGGCCTCCAGTCGCGCGACATCCCGGCCGTGATGCAGCTGTACGACATCGGCACGCGCCTCATGGTGGACCTGGGCGTGGCCGTGCCCATCCAGGACTTCGTGGACCGTGAGGGGTACGACCTGAGCGACTTCGAGCCCAACGTCCTGGCCTACTACTCGGTGGACGGGCGCATCTACTCGATGCCTTTCAACACCTCCAACCCCTTGCTCTACTACAACAAGGACGCCTTCCGCCGGGCCGGTCTGGACCCCGACGTGCCGCCCCGCACCTTCGATGACGTGGTCTCGATGGGGCAGAAGCTGACCGTCAAGGACAACGCGGGCCGCACCAGCCAGTACGGGATCACGCTGGCCATCTACGGCTGGTTCTTCGAGCAGTTTCTGGCGGTGTCGGGCGGCATGTACGCCAACAACGGCAACGGGCGGGACGGCCGGGCGACGGCCGCCACCTTCAACGGCCCCGAGGGCGTCCGTGTCCTGGACTGGTGGAAGCTGCTGTACGACCGGGGCATCGACTTCAACCCCGGTCGGCAGACCGTCGACGCCCGCAACGCCTTCACGGCGGGCCGGGCGGCCATGACCATCGACTCGACGGCGACGTTGCGCAGCCTGCTGGACGCCTCGGTCGGGCGCTTCGAGCTGGGGACGGGCTTCTTGCCGAGGCCGGACGAGGCGGCCTACCAAAAGTGGGGCACCATCATCGGCGGGGCCTCCCTCTGGATCCTCAAGGACCGCCCGCAGGCCGAGCAGCAGTGCGCCTGGGAGTTCGTGAAGCACATGGCCTCGCCCGAGGAGCAGGCCTTCTGGTACACCGTCTCCGGGTACTACCCGATCCGGCGCTCCGGCTACGAGCAGCCGCTGGCGGTGGCCTGGCGCCAGCAGTATCCGCAGTTCGAGACGGCCATCCGCCAGCTCCACATGGCGCCCAACAACCGGGTGACGCAGGGGGCGCTCATCGGCGTCTTCCCGCAGGCGCGCCAGACCATCGAGGCCGCTATCGAGACGGTGCTGGCCGGTCGCGCCACCTCCAAGGCCGCGCTGGACGGCGCCGCCCGGACCGTGACGGACGCCATCGTCCAGTACAACCTCACCACCGGCCGGTAG
- a CDS encoding carbohydrate ABC transporter permease: protein MRRAIGRRIRVVLSYAVLTATAAVVVFPLYYAVATSLLSPVEASSYPPRLVPLQPRFQNFAQAMRQAPLARYLFNSVVQSSLVTVGQLATASLAAFAFAFLTFRGRHLLFLVFLSTMMIPWEATIIPNYLLVRSIGWSDSFAGLTVPFVATAFGTFLLRQFFLSIPRDLYDAATIDGCGNFRFLTTIALPLARPALGTLAVYSFLQTYNQYLWPLLITSNPAMRTVQIGIAVLRDEERFALNIVMAGVVIVLLPTFLLFMLGNRQLIRGLTAGAFK, encoded by the coding sequence GTGAGGCGGGCGATCGGGCGGCGCATCCGGGTCGTCCTGTCGTATGCCGTCCTGACGGCGACCGCGGCCGTGGTCGTCTTTCCTCTCTACTACGCCGTGGCCACCAGCCTGCTCAGCCCGGTGGAGGCGTCCAGCTACCCGCCACGCCTCGTCCCGCTCCAGCCCCGCTTCCAAAACTTCGCGCAGGCCATGCGGCAGGCGCCCCTGGCCCGGTACCTCTTCAACAGCGTGGTGCAGAGCTCGCTGGTGACGGTGGGGCAGCTGGCCACCGCCAGCCTGGCGGCCTTCGCGTTCGCCTTCCTGACCTTCAGGGGGCGTCACCTGCTTTTCCTGGTCTTCCTATCCACCATGATGATCCCGTGGGAGGCCACCATCATCCCCAACTACCTGCTGGTGCGCTCCATCGGGTGGTCCGACTCCTTCGCCGGGCTGACGGTGCCCTTCGTCGCCACGGCTTTCGGCACGTTCCTGCTGCGCCAGTTCTTCCTGAGCATCCCGCGGGATCTCTACGATGCGGCCACCATCGACGGATGCGGCAACTTCCGCTTCCTGACCACCATCGCCTTGCCACTGGCGAGGCCGGCCCTGGGCACGCTGGCCGTCTACAGCTTCTTGCAGACGTACAACCAGTATCTGTGGCCGCTCTTGATCACCAGCAACCCGGCCATGCGCACCGTCCAGATCGGGATCGCCGTCCTGCGGGACGAAGAGCGGTTTGCCCTCAACATCGTGATGGCCGGCGTGGTCATCGTGCTGCTCCCGACCTTCTTGCTCTTCATGCTGGGCAACCGTCAGCTGATCCGTGGCCTGACGGCCGGGGCGTTCAAGTAG
- a CDS encoding carbohydrate ABC transporter permease codes for MWKEMRRLGEASLYLLPSLAIFTAFVFVPLARTIGLSLYATDPIGRPAVFVGLGQYLRLASPTFLNSVQVTFLFVLYVVPATLLLALALAVLGNLRLRRIGIFRGLFSSSIAVSGATASVIFLLMYNPAIGPLNYLLESLGLPTLRWHTDASTALLSVALTTIWLQLGLNTIILLAGMQGIPEEYYESAALDGAGFLTTLVRITLPLVSPTLFFLAVVDVLAAFQTFAPFEIMTKGGPIDSTNTMVYSIYREFYFNGQYGFAAAQSVVLFIVMLLLTILQFRVLEWRVFYQ; via the coding sequence ATGTGGAAGGAGATGCGGCGGCTGGGCGAGGCGTCGCTGTATCTCCTGCCATCTCTCGCCATCTTCACGGCCTTCGTCTTCGTGCCGCTCGCGCGCACGATAGGGCTCAGTCTTTATGCAACCGATCCCATCGGCCGGCCCGCCGTCTTCGTCGGCCTGGGCCAGTACCTCCGGCTGGCCTCGCCCACCTTCCTCAACAGCGTCCAGGTGACCTTCCTGTTCGTGCTGTACGTGGTGCCGGCCACGCTGTTGCTGGCGCTGGCGCTGGCCGTGCTGGGCAATCTGCGCCTGCGGCGGATCGGCATCTTCCGGGGGCTCTTCTCCTCCAGCATCGCGGTGTCGGGGGCCACGGCCTCGGTCATCTTCTTGCTGATGTACAATCCCGCCATCGGCCCCCTCAACTACCTGCTCGAGAGCCTGGGGTTGCCGACGCTGCGCTGGCACACCGACGCCTCCACGGCCCTGTTGTCGGTGGCCCTCACCACCATATGGCTGCAGCTGGGGCTCAACACCATCATCCTGCTGGCCGGCATGCAGGGCATCCCGGAGGAGTACTACGAGAGCGCGGCGCTGGACGGGGCAGGCTTCCTGACGACGCTGGTGCGCATCACGCTGCCGCTGGTCTCGCCGACGCTCTTCTTCCTGGCGGTGGTCGACGTGCTGGCTGCGTTTCAGACCTTCGCACCCTTCGAGATCATGACCAAGGGCGGCCCCATCGACTCCACCAACACCATGGTCTACTCCATCTACCGGGAGTTCTACTTCAACGGCCAGTACGGCTTCGCGGCCGCGCAGTCGGTGGTGCTCTTCATCGTGATGCTGCTGCTGACCATCCTGCAGTTCCGGGTGCTGGAGTGGAGGGTGTTCTACCAGTGA
- a CDS encoding sn-glycerol-1-phosphate dehydrogenase — MVWTADRRLPEPIDALLRGEEVTQARLACSCGREHSVGLRRIVHRPGALATLPQLLDGLGAGSVWVVADERTDEAAGRRVRTLLARTNRRVTASVLPAEPPPHPDEPALGRLLLDLPEPGVVLVAVGAGTITDLARFVASRLRVPMVAVPTAASVDGFTSSVAAMIVDGVRVTYSSSPPVAVVADPEVYVRAPARLTASGWAELAGKWTTLADWVLSAGLNDEYLCPVAVGMVEAAAEPIRQAVSTNGQERGAVAWRSPEAVQALMDGLLRVGVAMLMMGNSRPASGSEHHLAHYWEMRDLLEGRQPSLHGERVGVASALVQRIYRTLLATQPSSWPEPAPVDVADHERWVRQGFGRVAATLLEEQRAWADGPWRLFGRGRQDLAARRAQIERRWDRVVASVQPYLLDPERLAAALHDAGAPSSWRAIGLAPELVATSLVAAPEVRPRYTVLHLMRELGMVGPDPGAPGDWVSRWMEAGNR; from the coding sequence ATGGTCTGGACGGCTGACCGACGTCTTCCCGAGCCCATCGACGCGCTGCTGCGGGGCGAGGAGGTGACGCAGGCGCGGTTGGCCTGCTCGTGTGGCCGCGAGCACTCGGTGGGGCTGCGTCGCATCGTCCATCGCCCGGGGGCCCTCGCCACCCTACCACAGCTGCTCGACGGGCTGGGGGCCGGATCGGTGTGGGTCGTGGCCGATGAGCGGACCGACGAGGCGGCGGGCCGGCGGGTGCGTACGCTGCTGGCACGTACCAACCGTCGGGTGACGGCGTCGGTGCTCCCGGCGGAGCCGCCTCCGCACCCCGACGAGCCAGCGCTGGGCCGGCTGCTGCTCGACCTCCCGGAGCCGGGGGTCGTGCTGGTGGCGGTCGGCGCAGGCACCATCACCGATCTGGCCCGCTTCGTCGCGTCCCGCCTGCGCGTCCCCATGGTGGCCGTCCCCACGGCGGCCAGCGTCGACGGCTTTACGTCCTCCGTGGCCGCCATGATCGTGGACGGGGTGCGGGTGACCTACTCCTCCTCGCCTCCCGTGGCGGTGGTTGCCGACCCGGAGGTGTACGTACGGGCCCCTGCCCGATTGACGGCATCGGGCTGGGCCGAGCTGGCCGGCAAGTGGACGACCCTGGCCGACTGGGTGCTGAGTGCCGGGCTCAACGACGAGTACCTCTGTCCGGTGGCTGTGGGGATGGTGGAGGCAGCGGCCGAGCCCATCCGCCAGGCGGTGTCGACCAACGGCCAGGAGCGGGGGGCCGTAGCGTGGCGGTCCCCCGAGGCGGTCCAGGCCCTCATGGACGGGCTGCTCCGGGTGGGCGTCGCCATGCTGATGATGGGCAACTCCCGGCCCGCCTCGGGATCCGAGCACCACCTGGCCCACTACTGGGAGATGCGAGATCTCCTCGAGGGGCGTCAACCCTCCCTGCACGGCGAGCGGGTCGGGGTCGCCTCGGCCCTGGTGCAGCGCATCTACCGGACGCTCCTGGCGACGCAGCCGTCGAGCTGGCCCGAGCCCGCACCCGTCGACGTCGCCGACCACGAGCGGTGGGTGCGCCAGGGCTTCGGGCGTGTGGCTGCGACGCTCCTGGAGGAGCAGCGTGCCTGGGCCGACGGCCCGTGGCGCCTCTTCGGCCGGGGTCGGCAGGATCTCGCCGCGCGCCGTGCGCAAATCGAGCGCCGATGGGACCGGGTAGTGGCGTCGGTGCAGCCGTACCTGCTGGACCCCGAGCGGTTGGCGGCCGCCCTGCACGACGCAGGTGCCCCCTCTTCCTGGAGAGCCATAGGGCTGGCTCCCGAGCTGGTGGCCACGTCCCTGGTGGCGGCTCCGGAGGTGCGTCCTCGCTACACCGTGCTGCATCTCATGCGGGAGCTGGGGATGGTCGGCCCTGACCCGGGTGCCCCGGGCGACTGGGTGTCCCGGTGGATGGAAGCAGGAAATCGCTAA